The following are encoded together in the Bubalus kerabau isolate K-KA32 ecotype Philippines breed swamp buffalo chromosome 3, PCC_UOA_SB_1v2, whole genome shotgun sequence genome:
- the LOC129645414 gene encoding uncharacterized protein LOC129645414, whose product MEFQLSYSNPERCCCENDALKMPANLEDSAVATGLEKVFSFQSQRKAMPKNAQTTTQVALISQAGKVMLKILQARLQQYVNHELPMFKLVLEKAEEPEIKLPTSAGSSKNQEFQKNICFCFIDYAKAFDCVDHNKLWKILKEMGIPDHLTCLLRNLYAGQEATVRTGHGTTDWFQIGKRVPQDCILSPCLFNLYAEYIMRNAGLEEAQSGIKTSGSNINNLRYEDDTTLMAESGELKSLLMKVKENEKVGLKLNIQKTKIMASRPITSWQIDGETMQTVDDFIFLGSKITADGDCNHEIKRCLLHGRKVMTNLDSILKSRDITLPTKVHLVKAMVFPVVMYGCESWSIKKAECRRIDAFELLCWRRLFKVPCTTTRSKQSILKEISPGCSLVGLMLKLKLQYFDHLM is encoded by the coding sequence atggaattccagttgagctattcaaatcctgaaagatgctgctgtgaaaatgatgcactcaaaatgccagcaaatttggaagactcagcagtggccacaggactggaaaaggtgttttcattccaatcccaaagaaaggcaatgccaaagaatgctcaaactaccacacaggttgcactcatctcacaggctgggaaagtaatgctcaaaattctccaagccaggcttcagcaatatgtgaaccatgaacttccaatgttcaagctggttttagaaaaggcagaggaaccagagatcaagttgccaacatctgctggatcatcaaaaaaccaagagttccagaaaaacatctgtttctgctttattgactatgccaaagcctttgactgtgtggatcacaataaactgtggaaaattcttaaagagatgggaataccagaccacctgacctgcctcttgagaaacctgtatgcaggtcaggaagcaacagttagaactggacatggaacaacagactggttccaaataggaaaaagagtacctcaagactgtatattgtcaccctgcttatttaacttatatgcagagtacatcatgagaaatgctgggctggaagaagcacaatctggaatcaagacttccgggagcaatatcaataacctcagatatgaagatgacaccacccttatggcagaaagtggagaactaaagagcctcttgatgaaagtgaaagagaatgaaaaagttggcttaaagctcaacattcagaaaactaagatcatggcatctcgtcccatcacttcatggcaaatagatggggaaacaatgcaaacagtggatgactttatttttttgggctccaaaatcactgcagatggtgattgcaaccatgaaattaaaagatgcttactccatggaaggaaagttatgaccaacctagatagcatattgaaaagcagagacattactttgccaacaaaggtccatctagtcaaggctatggtttttccagtggtcatgtatggatgtgagagttggagtataaagaaagctgagtgccgaagaattgatgcttttgaactgttgtgctggagaagactcttcaaagtCCCTTGTACTACAacgagatccaaacagtccatcctaaaggaaatcagtcctgggtgttcactggtaggactgatgttgaagctgaaactccaatactttgaccacctgatgtga
- the LOC129645420 gene encoding transmembrane protein 14C: protein MPKDSGPLVPLHWLGFGYAALVASGGIIGYAKAGSVPSLAAGLLFGGLAGLGSYQLSQDPKNIWLFLVTSGTLAGIMGMRFYNSRKFMPAGLIAGASLLMVVKLGISALSKPHQ, encoded by the exons ATGCCGAAGGACTCTGGCCCGCT AGTGCCTTTACACTGGCTTGGCTTTGGCTATGCAGCACTGGTTGCTTCCGGCGGGATCATTGGCTATGCAAAAGCAG GcagtgttccatccctggctgcCGGGCTCCTCTTCGGTGGTCTCGCCGGCCTGGGTTCCTATCAGCTGTCTCAGGATCCGAAGAACATTTGGCTTTTCTTAG TCACATCTGGAACCTTGGCTGGCATCATGGGGATGAGATTCTACAACTCTAGAAAATTCATGCCAGCAGGCCTGATTGCAGGTGCCAG TTTGCTGATGGTCGTCAAACTTGGAATCAGTGCCTTGAGTAAACCCCATCAGTAA